The Streptomyces sp. NBC_00510 genomic interval CCGTCACCTTGCGGTGGAAGTTGCGCGGGTCCAGGGCGACGCCCCACACCGCCTCGTAGACCCGGCGCAGCTCGCCGACGGTGAACTCGGGCGGGCAGAAGGCGGTGGCCAGAGCCGAGTACTCCAGCTTGGAGCGGGCGCGCTCCACGCCGTCGGCCAGGATGCGCGCGTGGTCGAAGGCGAGGGCACCGTCCTCGCCGTTGCGCAGCAGTTCCTCGACCGGTGCCCACCGGGCGCTGCGGGCGTCACCCCCGGCGCGGGGCGCGGGCAGGTCCGGGGCGAGCACGAGGTGGGCGACGCTCACCACGCGCATGCGCGGGTCGCGCTTGGGATCGCCGTAGGTGGCCAGCTGCTCGAGGTGGACCCCGCTGCCCGCGCGCAGTCCGGTCTCCTCCTCCAGTTCGCGGGCGGCCGCCCCGGACAGGTCCTCGTCGCCGCGTACGAAGCCGCCGGGCAGCGCCCACCGGCCCTGGTAGGGCGGTTCACCGCGGCGGACCGCGAGGGCGCACAGGGCGTGGCTGCGCACTGTGAGCACGACGAGATCGACAGTGACGGCGAAGGGCGGGAAAGCTGACGGGTCGTAGGGCGCCATGCCCGCGATCATAGTCGTCTGCCTGACGATAAACAGCAGGTTGGCGGGATGACGCGACCCGCTTTCGGCCTGTTGTTCGACGTCACGGCGCAGGTCCGGCGTCCGGTGCCGCCGGCGGGTTCAGGCACCGAGCTGGAGTCCGGGAGCCGCCTCCTCGATCACGGCCGTACCGGACACGCCGATCCGCAGCGCGAAGGG includes:
- a CDS encoding NUDIX hydrolase, producing MAPYDPSAFPPFAVTVDLVVLTVRSHALCALAVRRGEPPYQGRWALPGGFVRGDEDLSGAAARELEEETGLRAGSGVHLEQLATYGDPKRDPRMRVVSVAHLVLAPDLPAPRAGGDARSARWAPVEELLRNGEDGALAFDHARILADGVERARSKLEYSALATAFCPPEFTVGELRRVYEAVWGVALDPRNFHRKVTGTVGFLVPSGGTTTRQGGRPAQLFRAGGATILNPPMLRPEV